One part of the Arachidicoccus terrestris genome encodes these proteins:
- a CDS encoding DUF3987 domain-containing protein has product MKSKVVSDSIIGHGRMKINIKDYSVDDLFESAFGNEEQAIARQLFQNAGFLVPFTLGSLLAAASIAIGNAVKIETSPNRVESAVVFVGLVGPKGSGKTDPLRFALALLEKLNSQYACEYKNDLKAFLSDQTLPKPVEKKILLKNSTTEALTMRLMQNPRGVGIAVDEMQSWFGSFDRYAHGSSDQAFWLSIFSSISIEVDRKTSESFRVDNPFCTVIGGIQPLIIPSLGGKMRDVDGFLDRILFVKPRTFSPQAMRFGGIETEIIDCWERKLKIILDLPYSKNDFRVLKIEPKAIELIQVWNKQDLISRQSDHQYWGIMAKLDRYLFRFALIFRVLKYAGGQHLDYIEVADVQSALKLVKYFSETALDVLGELYGSKVHSLPENKQSLFYNLPCAFTTEMGLIEAKKLGVPERTCKRFFSDSRFFRRVAQGKYEKKPP; this is encoded by the coding sequence ATGAAATCAAAAGTTGTTTCAGATAGTATTATCGGGCACGGTCGTATGAAAATTAATATTAAAGATTACTCAGTGGATGATTTGTTTGAGAGTGCGTTTGGAAATGAAGAACAGGCAATCGCAAGGCAGCTATTTCAAAATGCGGGATTTTTAGTTCCTTTTACATTGGGCTCTCTATTAGCCGCTGCTTCGATTGCAATCGGTAATGCGGTGAAAATAGAAACTTCACCTAATAGGGTGGAATCTGCTGTAGTTTTTGTTGGACTGGTTGGACCAAAGGGGTCTGGAAAGACTGATCCTTTGAGGTTCGCGCTTGCATTACTTGAAAAATTGAATTCGCAGTATGCCTGTGAATATAAAAATGATTTGAAGGCTTTTTTATCTGATCAAACCTTACCCAAACCAGTTGAAAAGAAAATTTTGCTTAAAAATTCCACAACAGAAGCTCTGACCATGCGGCTGATGCAAAACCCGAGAGGAGTTGGTATCGCTGTTGATGAGATGCAATCCTGGTTTGGGAGCTTCGATCGTTACGCACATGGTAGCTCCGATCAGGCATTTTGGTTGTCAATTTTTAGTTCCATCTCCATAGAGGTGGACCGTAAGACAAGCGAGAGTTTCCGGGTTGATAATCCTTTCTGCACTGTTATAGGTGGAATCCAGCCACTTATTATTCCCTCATTAGGAGGGAAAATGAGGGATGTTGATGGCTTTTTGGATAGAATTTTGTTTGTTAAACCACGAACATTTTCTCCTCAGGCGATGCGATTTGGCGGAATTGAAACGGAAATTATTGACTGCTGGGAAAGAAAATTAAAAATAATACTTGATCTCCCATATTCAAAAAATGATTTCCGGGTCTTAAAAATTGAACCGAAGGCGATCGAACTAATTCAAGTCTGGAACAAACAAGATTTAATTTCCAGGCAGTCGGATCATCAATATTGGGGGATCATGGCGAAGTTAGACCGGTATCTTTTTCGATTTGCCTTGATTTTCCGTGTATTAAAGTATGCTGGTGGCCAACATTTGGATTATATTGAGGTAGCTGATGTTCAATCTGCCCTGAAGTTAGTGAAGTACTTTTCTGAAACGGCATTAGATGTTCTCGGGGAACTTTATGGATCTAAAGTTCATTCCCTGCCTGAGAACAAACAGAGTTTATTTTACAACCTGCCCTGCGCCTTTACTACAGAAATGGGGCTAATAGAGGCCAAGAAGTTGGGAGTTCCAGAAAGAACTTGTAAGCGGTTTTTTAGTGATAGCCGATTTTTTAGAAGGGTTGCACAAGGTAAGTATGAAAAGAAGCCCCCCTAA
- a CDS encoding helix-turn-helix domain-containing protein: MNNEQNPFTEINSRLEALSLEVQNLGLMKIERPEDENEVLDLSGASTLLKIPEASIRFHIKNNLLPCHKPGRRLLFLKNELLNWLVSFGNGEVEEQKAKLFKKKYNLK; this comes from the coding sequence ATGAACAATGAACAGAATCCCTTTACAGAAATTAATTCAAGGCTAGAAGCGCTTTCATTGGAAGTGCAGAACTTAGGATTAATGAAAATAGAGAGGCCGGAAGATGAAAATGAAGTTCTTGATCTCTCTGGGGCGTCTACCTTGCTAAAAATCCCAGAAGCAAGCATCCGGTTTCACATAAAGAATAATCTTTTGCCGTGTCATAAGCCAGGGAGGCGACTTCTTTTTTTAAAAAATGAACTTCTGAATTGGCTAGTGTCATTTGGCAATGGAGAAGTTGAGGAACAAAAGGCTAAACTTTTTAAGAAAAAATATAATCTTAAATGA